The Paenibacillus beijingensis nucleotide sequence GCTTGCGGTACCGCTGCAGCATGGCAAGACGCCACGGGACGAGCATGCCGAACGCGAGCAAAAAAAACACGGATGCCGTCTGGTAAACCGACACATACCGTTCTACGATGTCATGCAGCAGCAGCCGGACGATCAGCAAACCGAGAATAATATAAATGAACGCTTTGGAGCGGCGCAAAAAAATATCGTCTCCGACCCATTCCATTTTGGAAGTCTGAATGAGCGGCAGCGAGAACAGCAGCACTCCGGCGGCAAAGGCGCCCAGCGCCCAGCTCCACGGGATGTGCGTCTCGGGAACGACGAACATCAGAAATCCGGTAGCCATGCCAAGCGGCGGAATGATAATTTTGCGGGCGGTCGTCGGTTTGTTCGTCGCCCTCACACGCAGCATTACGATTGCGAGCCCTGCCAGCAGCGACACGACGATAGACAAAAACTGCGGCACATGGATACTCTCGGGCATCCGGTGTTCACTCCTTTTTTACGATCCGGTTAAAGATAGAACCATGCTTTCTCTTCATCGTACTTGAATTTGGCCCGTTCTGCAAATAATGGGAAGCGTCTGTAACGGGGCACAAAAAAACGCCTACCCTGCTCGT carries:
- a CDS encoding CcdC family protein → MPESIHVPQFLSIVVSLLAGLAIVMLRVRATNKPTTARKIIIPPLGMATGFLMFVVPETHIPWSWALGAFAAGVLLFSLPLIQTSKMEWVGDDIFLRRSKAFIYIILGLLIVRLLLHDIVERYVSVYQTASVFFLLAFGMLVPWRLAMLQRYRKLQNERIGTSAKTVR